GTTGACGTAGCGATTCTTAAGCTCAAGGGCCCCAGACAAATGATCGGCGTGAGCATGGGTTTCCAGTATGTAATGAACACGCAACTGATGCGCATCAATAAACGCGTACAGTTTTTCCAGTGAGGCAGTTGACGTGGATACTGACGCCGGATCGTAATCCAATACGGGGTCGATAATGACCGCGTCCCTCGTTGCAGGATCAAACACCACATAAGTTAGGGTGAATGTAGTCGGATCGTAAAATGCCTTGATTTCCATGGTGCCCCCCATTTTCCTTTGGCCCTAAGCCTTCAGACCCCACACCAAGTCCTACGTACATCCAACCACAATCCGTGCCAGCCCTTACTGAACGTCAACCTCCAGTGACTACGGCGAAATTTTGCCGAGACTGCGCCTGACCGCCCAGGCATTGTTTCAATATGTATTAACATTGTATCATCATTTCGATACCAACATAGGCGTCTGGATACCACTCCCCGCACGTTTCTTTTGCTAACTATCAATCATGAATAGCCAAGTTCCAGAGAGCCGGACTGGCACAGCTTTTGGAATGTTAGTGGCTGTAGGCTGAACCAAAAGGAGACTCAAACAATGGCAGTCAAAAACATCACACCCACGGAACTTTACCGACTCCAGCAAGAATCAGGGGCCATCGGCGTGATCGATGTGCGGGAGCCAGAGGAGTTCGCCGCGCTGAGCTCCACGATCGCTCGCAACATGCCGCTGAGCTCATTTACTCCCACTGCCGTCGCAAAATTAATCGATCGCAAATCACCCGTGTACCTGCTCTGCAGATCAGGCTCGCGGTCCATGTACGCAGCGCAAATGCTCGCGAGTAGCGGATTTGAGGCGGTATACAACGTCACAGGTGGCATGAACGAATGGCAGGCTAAAGGCCTACCTACCGTGAGTGGTTAAGCCTGGAAAAAATAGGAGTAATACGATAAAAAACGACACTCCCAAGGCGGCGCCATGAGGCGAGACCGCCTTACCTGATCACCAAAATCGGAGTGCCTTGTGACACTTTTCGTAGCGCCTTTTACTGTACTGGGCAGGCTTGCCTCATGTATCGCGATGTGTCTAAGCGCCGCCGCGGTTGCTCCCGCCGCCACCGATGCGGTTCAGCGTCGCGAGAGCGGCAATCTGGTGATGGAAGAGATCCCAGAGATACCGGAATCTCTAAAGGAGCGTTTAGCCCAGTATGAGAACGTCCGTGCAGCTGGCGTGGTCGGCTGGTTACCGGCAAGCGAAGGACTCGTTGTCTCGACTAGATTTGGTGAGACCTCGCAGCTGCATAGCGTCCAGGCGCCGCTATTTTATCGGCGTCAGTTGACCTTTTTCAACGAACCCGTTGCCGGGGCTGAAGTTCACCCAGAGAGGCCTCTGATCCTCTTTTTACGTGATAGTGGCGGCAATGAAAATCTGCAGATCCATTTGCTCGATTTGAGATCGGGCCAAACGCGCCTACTCAGTGACGGCAAATCACGCCATCAAGCGGCACACTGGGATCACCAGGGTCGCCGCATCGCTTTCGCCAGCAATCAACGCAACGGTCGCGACGTCGATGTTTACGTCCAGGATCTCATGCGCGACGACGCCAAGGCTGAGCTGATCTTGCAAGAGGGCGGCAACTGGGTGCCACTTGAGTTTAGCTGGAGTGGCGACAAACTATTGGCCCTCAAGGAGATCTCGGCCAATGAATCGCAGCTTTATCTGGTTGATGTAAAAACAAAGCAGTTTAGAGAGATAACTGCAGGACCAAAAGTCGCCTTTGGCGCAGCCACTTTTGCCCGTGACGACAGCCGGATTTTTGTCACTCATGACGGCACGGGCGAATTTCAATCGCTCTATGAGATCGATGTAGCTAGTTTCAAAGCCAAGCCACTAACCGCTGCTATCCCCTGGGATGTGGAGAGTGTGCGACTCTCGGGCGATGGTAAAAATCTCGCATTTCTCGTCAATGCCGACGGCTATAGCAAACTTTACCTCCTAGACACGAAGTCGCGGCGTCATCGTGAGGTGGCCGAGCTACCGTTTGGACAAATCCACGGCCTCGAGTTCCACCCGAAAAAGCCAGAACTCCTCGCCCTGACCTACGGCAGCGCCAAGTCGTCTAGCGATGCCTATGTGCTCGATCTAAAGCACAAAAAGTTGGCTGCTTGGACGCAGAGTGAAATGGGTGGACTAGACGCGAGTCGTTTAGTGGAGCCATCGCTTATCCACTTCCCTACTTTTGATGAAATCGCCGGTAAGCGTCGTCTGATCCCAGCATTTCTCTACCGTGACCTAAAGCGGACTGGCAAATTACCTGTCATCATCAATATCCATGGGGGCCCAGAGGCCCAGTTTAGACCTGGATTTTCCGCCAATATTCAATACTTCGCCAGTGACCTTGGCGTTGCGGTGATCGCTCCAAACGTGCGTGGCTCTTCTGGCTACGGCAAGACCTACCTAACTCTTGATAACGGAACGTTGCGCGAGGACTCCGTGCGCGATATTGGCGCCCTGCTTGACTGGATTGCCACGCAGCCGGACCTCGATAGCTCACGCGTGATGGTGATGGGCGGATCCTACGGTGGCTACATGACACTTGCGAGTCTCACCCACTACAGTGATCGACTCGCTGGCGGTGTTGACGTGGTTGGTATCAGCCACTTCCTGAGTTTTCTAAAAAATACAAAATCCTACCGTCAAGATCTGCGCCGCGTGGAATACGGTGACGAGCGTGATCCAGAAATGGAGGCGTACTTGGAGCGCATATCTCCCCTGACTAATGTCGCTAAGATCGTCAAACCACTATTCGTGATTCAAGGACTCAACGACCCTAGAGTTCCCGTGAGTGAGGCCGAGCAGATCGTCAAGGCCGTCCGCGACAATGGTCATGAGGCTTGGTACCTGCTGGCCAAGGACGAGGGGCACGGCTTCCGCAAGAAGGCCAATCAATCGGTGTACTTGCAATCGGTGGCCTTATTTGTCGAAAATGTGTTGTTTCCCCGTCGCAGCTAAATGCATCATGCTCGGATCTTGAGATCATCGAGAGGTCAAATATGGCATCACGTTCTCCCTATGCGGCAGACCGCATCGCTGCGCTTGCTGAGTCTATAGTCCACCACAAAAGAGCCTATTATGCCGGTAAGCCGGAGATCGCTGATGCTGCATACGACCGCCTCGAAGACGAGCTGCGCACGCTAGCGCCAAATCACCCAGCGCTAAGCTTAGTGGGTGGCGCGCTAACGTCGGACCTACCTAAAGTGAAGCACGCGCAGCCTATGCTGAGCTTGCAAAAGACCTACGATGTCGCTGAGCTCCTGCGCTGGGCCGACGCCGATTGGGTGGTCGGTACGCTCAAAATTGACGGTGTGAGTATGAGCCTTATCTACGAGGATGGTTCGCTCACGCAGGCCAAGACTCGCGGCAACGGTCTGGTCGGTGAAGATGTCACAGTTAAGGTGCGCTGGGTAAGCGACGTTGTCCCTCAGGTACCACTCAAGGGGACCGTTGAGATACGTGGGGAGCTCTACTGCAGCGAGACCAACTTTATCCGTCTGGCCGAGGAGATGACCGCACTGGGTCTCGACCGGCCGACGAGCCCACGCAATATTGTGGCGGGACTTCTTGGGCGCAAGACACACAGTGAGCTCGCGCGACACTTCAATTTTTTCGGCTTCAACCTCTCCGGCATTGAGCAGGATCTCGGTCTTAAGAGCGAGATGGAGCAATTGACATGGCTAGGTAACAATGGCTTTAGGCTGCCGCTGCCTGAGCGCCTCCAGGGCGAGGCCGCTGTCAGCAGGTATCTTGAGCAGGTGCGGGAAGCGATGAACGAGGGCGAAGTCCCGGCCGATGGCGCCGTCTTCAGCTACGACAACCTAGCTAAGCAGCACGCGCTCGGTAATACGGCGCATCACCCCCGCTACAAAATCTCCTTCAAGTGGCAAGGCGAGACGGCAGTCAGTCGCATCAGCGATGTCACATGGGCCACGTCGCGCCTGGGCATTGTCACTCCCGTGGCGGTGATTGAGCCAGTCTCCTTAAGTGGCGCCATGATCACCAATGTGACCTTGCACAATGCTGCGCATGTCAATACTTTCGGCATCAAAGCCGGAGATCAGATCGAAATTGTGCGCTCGGGCGAGGTGATCCCCAAGTTTCTACAAATAATCGAAGCCGCCAGTGGCGCGCCTCAGCTACCAACGCACTGCCCCTCGTGTGGTGCAGGTCTCTTGTTTGATGATGTGAGGCTGATTTGCCCCAATACTGAGGGATGTCCCGCACAGCAGCTTGGTAGCATCCTCAACTGGATCAAAGTAGCTGAGATCGACGACCTGAGCGAAAAGCGCCTAAGCGCCCTGATGCAGGCTGATTTGGTCCGCTCCATCCCGGACCTTTACCGTTTGCAACTTGAGGACTTCTTCAAGATTCCACAAACTAAAGATAAGATGGCCTCCAAGTTACACGCCAACATCGACCGTAGCCGCAAGTTACCTCTGGCGCGGTTCCTTAGTGGCCTCGGTATCGAAGGCGCTGGCGTTACCACCTGGGAAAAATTAATCGCTGAGGCGCCGACGCTCAAAAACCTACGCGCACTCACGGCTGAGCAGATTGCCGCCATCGAAGGTTTTGCCGCTAAATCTGCCGTTCAATTAGTCGACGGCTTAAAGGCCAAAGCAGCCCTCATTGACGAGCTGCTCGCGGTCGGTATCACCGTAGAAGAGGGCGCCACGTTTTCCGGTGACGGCCCACTCTCGGGCAAGCAGCTGGTGATCACAGGAGCGCTCAGTCGCCCTCGTGCTGAGATCGAAAAAGCGATCAAGGCGGCCGGCGGTAAAGTTGGTAGTTCGGTGTCGTCAGCGACGCATGCCGTCATCACCGAAGATACCGACTCAACCTCAAGCAAGATGGTCAAAGCCAAAAAACTTGGTATCCCCATCTGGAACGAGGCTGATTTGCAAAAGGCACTCGCAGGCACCTAACGTCGCCGGAGGTGCCTTCAATCCTCTGGGATCCTCAGGGGCGCTGCCACGCCACTTCGCCCTGCAGCACATCGCGGTAGCAAAGCTTCTTGTCATCTGTGCAGACAAAAGCCGTCAGCGTATAAGGCAGAGTGCCTTTGGCAGCCTTAGGTTTGGTCACGGTTTGGACACTGAATCCTGGCAGCGCCTCGTCCAACTCAGTCCGGCCGAGTTTATTTTGCTTAAACTCGATATCTACCGCTGGCTGCAACTTGAGGGACCACGGCGCATCTTTATTGAGATGCAGTCCGTCGGCCACATTCACTTTGAAGGAAAATTTCACCAGGTCACCAGCAACCTCGGCCCGGGCATCGACTTGGCTGTGCGTTTTTTTATCCGCCGCCTGGGCGGTCGCGAGTGTGGCTGCGAGTAGTAAGGTAGCTATGCTCATAGTTTAAATCCTAGTTGCGGTTAATGCGATGCGTACTCATCCGCTCGACCTTCTGCACAAACGGTATCGCTTCAACCTTGCGGATGATGGCCTGCAGCTGTGTCAGACTCTGCAGCGTCATCTCGAATTCAAGGATACCGGAGAGGTCAGGGGTCACCCGTATCTGAGCACGCTGGATATTGGCTCCGCAAGATGAAATTGCACTCGTTACTTCGGCCAATACGCCTTGCCGGTCCTTGGCAGTCACGCGCAAAAAAGCTGCGTGCTGGCCATGACTAGACTCGGCCTCACTCGCCCACTGCACATCAACGCGTCGCTGCGGATCTAAATCAAGGGCCCGCGGACAGCTACCGCGATGCACCGTCACGCCACGACCACGGGTGATGAATCCAACAATGGATTCACCCGGAAGCGGATGGCAGCAACGAGCGAAATTGATCAGTACATTCTCGATACCGTGGACTAAAATACCGCCATTTGGTGCGGCTTTTTTATCGCCACCGGCAGCTTTTTGTTTATCACTCGCTGATGACTTGACCGTCTCCAGTTTATCGACGGCGACCTTCGGCTGTTTACTAGGATAAACGCGGGTCAGGAGCTCCTTAGGGTTCACCTTCCCGTAGCCGATAGCGACCAGTACATCCTCGAGCGTGCTCTCCTTGCCAAACTTGCAGAGCAACTCAACATCAGCGCTTTTGAGCTTATCAAATTCAAGGCCTAGCGCCTCCAGCTCCTGCGCAAGCATTTCACGCCCAAGAGCACGACTGCGGTCGCGCTGCTCCGAGCGTAAATAAGACCTGATTTTGTTACGAGCCTTCGAGGTGGTAACAAAGCTCAGCCAGTCTTTACCCGGTTTTTGTTGTGGCGACGTTAAAATCTCGACGATATCGCCATTCTTCAAATTCTTTTTGATCGGCACCATGCGCCCATTAACCTTGGCGCCGACGGTGGTGATGCCGATCTTGGTGTGCACATTAAACGCAAAATCCAGCGCCGTTGCCCCGGCGGGCAACTGAATGACATCACCCTTGGGAGTGAAAACAAAAATCTCCTCCTCAAAGAGGTCGACCTTGACCGCCTCGAGGAACTCGTCAGGGTCCTTGATTTCCTTTTGCCATTCCATGATCTGGCGCAGCCAGGAAAACTTCTTAAGGTCAGCGTTTGCACCTTGAGGCGGTGCATTACGCTCCTTGTAAACCCAGTGCGCGGCCACACCCAGCTCGCAGGTTTGATTCATTTCGTGCGTGCGAATCTGAATCTCGGCCGGTTCACCATTAGGTCGGATCACCGTGGTGTGTAAGGACTGATAGAGGTTGGCCTTGGGCATGGCGATATAGTCTTTGAACCGCCCAGGCATCGGCTTCCACATGGCGTGAACCACACCAAGGGCCTCGTAGCAGTCCTTGACGTTGTCGACAATGATGCGGAAAGCGAAGAGATCGTGGATATCCTCAAACTCAAGACCTCGGTCGGCCATCTTCTTATAAATCGAGTAGAAATGCTTAGGTCGCCCGTAAACGACTAAATTGGTGAAGCCATATTTAGCAAGCTCATTGGCGAGGATATTCCTAACTTCAGCAATATAGGCTTCGCGCTCAGCTTTCTTAATCGCGACCTTTTTGCTGATTTCGCGGTAGATGTCATACTTGAGCTCCCGCATACACAAATCTTCCATCTCGCTCTTAAGCCCGTAAAGGCCAAGGCGATTGGCGAGAGGCGCGTAAATCTCAAGGGTCTCCTCGGCAATACGCTGCCGCTTAACTTCTGGCAGATTATCCAAGGTCCGCATGTTGTGCAGACGATCAGCTAGCTTGACCAAAATGACACGGAGATCCTGTGCCATCGCCAAGACCATTTTGCGGAAGTTTTCCGCCAGACGCTCCTGACTCGAGCGAAACTTGATCTTGCTGATTTTGGTCAAACCATCGACCAGATTGCTGACATCGGCCCCAAACTCGCGTTCGATATCCTCAAGCGTGGCATCCGTATCCTCAACGGTGTCATGCAAGATAGCAGCTACTATCGAGGCAAGATCGATGCGCAAGGTAGTCAGAATATTCGCAACAGCTAAGGGATGCGTGATGTAAGGCTCACCCGACCGCCGCTTCTGATCGCGGTGATGAGCGGCGGCAAACTGGTAGGCCTTTTGGATAATGTCGAGCTTTTCGTCCCGCATGTAGGACTGCAGGTTACTGACCAACTCGCGATAGATGACGTCGGGATCATGCTCGGCGGCGACAAAACTCACCGGTTCTTTGGTTTTGCTGGGGCTGTCACTGGGGCTATTTGAGTTCATGCTGTCTGGATCCCGCCTGGTATCTGCAGTTTAACTCTAGAACCCGCACTAAGTCGCTACATTTGCACCGTTCTCGTTACCAAAATAAAAGCATCGGCTTACGTCGCCTTACTTAATTCCGCACGGAGAGCATCGATCCATGGCGCCGTCGCAAATTCACGGAGCAGGTCCTGGCACAGGGCGGCTCCGTTGGCGGCACTCATCTTTGATTTTTCACCATTTATTATAATACCTTGAAGCTCACTGTAGGCACCCTCGAGGGAGTGGTTCACGATAAAGTGGTCGTAGTTGCCGCCACTTTCGATCTCGGCCTTGGCCGCCATGAGACGGCGCCAACGCACGGCAAGTGGTTCCGTGCCACGGCCCTCGAGGCGTTGCCAAAGGGTCTCAACCGAGGGCGGCAAAATGAAGATCGACACGGCACCGGGCAGAAGTCCCTTAGCCTGCTTCCACCCTTGAACATCAATCTCAAGTAGCGCCTTCTTGCCGGCCTGCGCCAGACGTCTCAACTCATCCTTAGGCGTCCCGTACAAGGTGCCAAACACTTCGGCATACTCGAGCATCTCACCACGGTCGATTAACCCCTGAAAATACTCGCGCGTCACAAAGTGATAATGAACACCCTCAATCTCGCCTTGCCGCTTGGCGCGCGTCGTATAGCTGACAGAGAGCTCGACCTCTGGATGTTCCTTAACAAGACGGCGATTAAGCGTGGTCTTGCCTGTTCCAGAAGGAGCTGAAACGACGAATACAGGGGGAATTGGTGCTGGAGTGATCAATGACTACTACCCAATGACTGCTAGCTAATAACAACTACATGCGGATCTAGGACAAGCACTGGGCAAGACCGCCCAGCAGAGCTGAAGTGCATAGCAGTATTGTCTCACATCAGCCAGAAAAAAACAGGATAGGAGCCTGTTATTCGGCCTGCAGGACAGCGCTAAGCAATGCAACTTCTCGCTCAAGACATTGCACAGCGCGATGGATCGCGGCAATTTTTGCCTGGGCCAGCTCGTCCGCGAATCGGTAGCCCGATGTCAAAGCTTTGACACTCAGATCGAGAGTCCGAAGTGAAGCCCTTACGTCATGCTGCCTCCGGGCGAGGATTTGCCCATTTTCAGGACTATCCTCATGCAAAACCAGAGTCGAACGAAACCCAAGAGCTTTGGCCTCAGCAAACATGGACGCTACAGAGGACATCGTCCGAGGAGCGTCCTCTGGTTGGCGCACGATAATCTGCTTCTTTGCGTTGCTTACGCTCATGATTGCGACACCCTCATGTGACCTGTACTGCTTAGACTCGCTTTTGCTCCACGCCGATCGTATGATCGTACAATATGAATACTGTGACCCATAGCATCATAGTCTCGTTGGGTTGGTGCCTAGCGGCATGCGGCCAATTGAGAGACCCATGGCACGAGGCTGACTCCTCCCCTGCACCGGTTGTCAGAATGGCAACCCCGACCGAGGTCAAATCAGGGCAGGTCGTGCCCCACAGCTATATCGTGACGTTCCGCTCCCAGGTCGGAGCCACACTCTTAAAGTTTGCCTCGTTTAGAGACGAATATAGCCATCATTACAGTTATTTGTCATCCGACTTTCGGGGCGACACGAGGGTCCGCGATCTACGCTACCTGGCGACCGTAGACCTTGCTAATCCCGCCAAGCGCGGGATCACCTCCGGATTAGCCAAGATACCCAGCCCACTGCGTCTAGCTTGGGATCAGTCCTCGTTGGCCGAGATGCCGGCAGCAATCACAGCTGTGGATTTTGCCTCTCACGAGGATGCCCAGTCGATGCTCGCGGCATGGGAGGCCGAGGGAGCCATCTGGTTTGCTGAACCCAACTACACTAACCGCCTTATGGATAATCCTTTCACCGAAGAGTTGGCCGAACGATACAAGAGCGCAGGCATTTGGTGGCACGAGAAGATCAACTTACCTGAGGCCCTCTCGAAGCTGTCGACCGCTAACATCAACCCGAGTCAGACCCCTGTCATCGCCGTTCTCGACAGCGGTGTCGATATCGAGCACCCGGCGCTCAAGGATAAGATCTTCACCAATCCAACACCAGGCGTCTCCGGCTGCGTCGATGACGTACACGGCTGCGATACGACACAAGCAACGCGTGGCAATTTGGGCGTCGGTACGGTGATTCCTTACGGGTTGGCCGGATACAATCAAAATTGTCTGTCTGGACCCAATCCAGCCGACGCTTCGGTCTGCGAACACGGCACCCATGTTTCGGGCATCATTGCTGCTGAGTTGGGAATAAACACCGCGGAAAAATCTACACTCGGTCTTAGTACCTTTGTCGGTGGCGTGTGTCCCGTGTGCAAAATACTACCGGTCAAAATTATTTCGAACATCGAAGGTCAGGGCTCAGCGTCTGACGAATCGATTATCAACGCGATGCAGTATGTGGCGCTATTTCGCAACGCCGGTCGCGGCGCGGTCAGGGTTGTCAACTCGTCGTTTGGTAAATACACCTCCAACCGTGCCGTAGAACTCCTGGTCAACGTGCTGAGTCAGTCAGCCAGCCAAATTCTAGTCGTCGCCGCAGCAAGTAACGAAGACTCTATGCTGCGCTCATATCCGGCGGCCTACCCCGGCG
The sequence above is drawn from the Deltaproteobacteria bacterium genome and encodes:
- a CDS encoding rhodanese-like domain-containing protein codes for the protein MAVKNITPTELYRLQQESGAIGVIDVREPEEFAALSSTIARNMPLSSFTPTAVAKLIDRKSPVYLLCRSGSRSMYAAQMLASSGFEAVYNVTGGMNEWQAKGLPTVSG
- a CDS encoding S9 family peptidase — protein: MEEIPEIPESLKERLAQYENVRAAGVVGWLPASEGLVVSTRFGETSQLHSVQAPLFYRRQLTFFNEPVAGAEVHPERPLILFLRDSGGNENLQIHLLDLRSGQTRLLSDGKSRHQAAHWDHQGRRIAFASNQRNGRDVDVYVQDLMRDDAKAELILQEGGNWVPLEFSWSGDKLLALKEISANESQLYLVDVKTKQFREITAGPKVAFGAATFARDDSRIFVTHDGTGEFQSLYEIDVASFKAKPLTAAIPWDVESVRLSGDGKNLAFLVNADGYSKLYLLDTKSRRHREVAELPFGQIHGLEFHPKKPELLALTYGSAKSSSDAYVLDLKHKKLAAWTQSEMGGLDASRLVEPSLIHFPTFDEIAGKRRLIPAFLYRDLKRTGKLPVIINIHGGPEAQFRPGFSANIQYFASDLGVAVIAPNVRGSSGYGKTYLTLDNGTLREDSVRDIGALLDWIATQPDLDSSRVMVMGGSYGGYMTLASLTHYSDRLAGGVDVVGISHFLSFLKNTKSYRQDLRRVEYGDERDPEMEAYLERISPLTNVAKIVKPLFVIQGLNDPRVPVSEAEQIVKAVRDNGHEAWYLLAKDEGHGFRKKANQSVYLQSVALFVENVLFPRRS
- the ligA gene encoding DNA ligase (NAD(+)) LigA; this translates as MASRSPYAADRIAALAESIVHHKRAYYAGKPEIADAAYDRLEDELRTLAPNHPALSLVGGALTSDLPKVKHAQPMLSLQKTYDVAELLRWADADWVVGTLKIDGVSMSLIYEDGSLTQAKTRGNGLVGEDVTVKVRWVSDVVPQVPLKGTVEIRGELYCSETNFIRLAEEMTALGLDRPTSPRNIVAGLLGRKTHSELARHFNFFGFNLSGIEQDLGLKSEMEQLTWLGNNGFRLPLPERLQGEAAVSRYLEQVREAMNEGEVPADGAVFSYDNLAKQHALGNTAHHPRYKISFKWQGETAVSRISDVTWATSRLGIVTPVAVIEPVSLSGAMITNVTLHNAAHVNTFGIKAGDQIEIVRSGEVIPKFLQIIEAASGAPQLPTHCPSCGAGLLFDDVRLICPNTEGCPAQQLGSILNWIKVAEIDDLSEKRLSALMQADLVRSIPDLYRLQLEDFFKIPQTKDKMASKLHANIDRSRKLPLARFLSGLGIEGAGVTTWEKLIAEAPTLKNLRALTAEQIAAIEGFAAKSAVQLVDGLKAKAALIDELLAVGITVEEGATFSGDGPLSGKQLVITGALSRPRAEIEKAIKAAGGKVGSSVSSATHAVITEDTDSTSSKMVKAKKLGIPIWNEADLQKALAGT
- a CDS encoding bifunctional (p)ppGpp synthetase/guanosine-3',5'-bis(diphosphate) 3'-pyrophosphohydrolase — encoded protein: MNSNSPSDSPSKTKEPVSFVAAEHDPDVIYRELVSNLQSYMRDEKLDIIQKAYQFAAAHHRDQKRRSGEPYITHPLAVANILTTLRIDLASIVAAILHDTVEDTDATLEDIEREFGADVSNLVDGLTKISKIKFRSSQERLAENFRKMVLAMAQDLRVILVKLADRLHNMRTLDNLPEVKRQRIAEETLEIYAPLANRLGLYGLKSEMEDLCMRELKYDIYREISKKVAIKKAEREAYIAEVRNILANELAKYGFTNLVVYGRPKHFYSIYKKMADRGLEFEDIHDLFAFRIIVDNVKDCYEALGVVHAMWKPMPGRFKDYIAMPKANLYQSLHTTVIRPNGEPAEIQIRTHEMNQTCELGVAAHWVYKERNAPPQGANADLKKFSWLRQIMEWQKEIKDPDEFLEAVKVDLFEEEIFVFTPKGDVIQLPAGATALDFAFNVHTKIGITTVGAKVNGRMVPIKKNLKNGDIVEILTSPQQKPGKDWLSFVTTSKARNKIRSYLRSEQRDRSRALGREMLAQELEALGLEFDKLKSADVELLCKFGKESTLEDVLVAIGYGKVNPKELLTRVYPSKQPKVAVDKLETVKSSASDKQKAAGGDKKAAPNGGILVHGIENVLINFARCCHPLPGESIVGFITRGRGVTVHRGSCPRALDLDPQRRVDVQWASEAESSHGQHAAFLRVTAKDRQGVLAEVTSAISSCGANIQRAQIRVTPDLSGILEFEMTLQSLTQLQAIIRKVEAIPFVQKVERMSTHRINRN
- a CDS encoding guanylate kinase; protein product: MITPAPIPPVFVVSAPSGTGKTTLNRRLVKEHPEVELSVSYTTRAKRQGEIEGVHYHFVTREYFQGLIDRGEMLEYAEVFGTLYGTPKDELRRLAQAGKKALLEIDVQGWKQAKGLLPGAVSIFILPPSVETLWQRLEGRGTEPLAVRWRRLMAAKAEIESGGNYDHFIVNHSLEGAYSELQGIIINGEKSKMSAANGAALCQDLLREFATAPWIDALRAELSKAT